atccactaattcaggggcggcacgggccgcaggtgtgggatttatccactaattcaggggcggcacgggccgcaggtgtgggatttatccactaattcaggggcggcacgggccgcaggggtgggatttatctactaataaatgcaatgcccacatttattttttatttcaagaacacttgtggggtccatgttctgaatagacagatgtggctcctgcacaataaacagtattcatttgtgagtgatcaagtcctggatttaattgtccaagaaatgtataaaaaaaaatcataaagggaaaatttagttttacagtctgaaataaatactttacttcctccccgtgagaatccctccctcccttggaaagctcagaaacgaaaaataaaatatgaataaatgaaattgactccctaaaaagaatccccccccaccttttttggtgttccctaaattatacgGTGTGGTAggactcaaaacaggggtagttgcacaggcctggatttgaagggcacatggggcagtaaaaccgggaatcgctcctccttccgtgcttactgcacacccggcatctcttttgggggtatctttggttcacagaggcagggacggggtgaaggaagtggcgctcagtgagccttttgacattctccgactcaaaggagtctccaggtgcgggggagtcaaacaggaggcgctctataattttctcctgatactggaggaaactgagcgttccctgggtcttgtacagcacataactgttgtaagtggccatctggatgaggtagatcgctacctttttataccaggccctagttttgcgcttgaccaggtacggttgtaggatctggtcagatagatcgactccccccatgaacttgttatagtccacaacgcagaccggtttcctcttatcagaggtagcgcccctctctctcactgccactgtggtgtcctcgtgcacggtggagagcatgtacacctcctttttgtcactccatttgacagcgagcaactggtcactggtgaatgagagtgacgcatcccttactagtcgcctggacaccagtcgttgagggaagccgactctattttctcgtaccgtcccacaggcccctgtattcgcagcatggagggacttatacagggggacactggtgtagttatTGTCGgtatacacatggtaccctttttgtaggaatggcaccatgagttcccagacaattttcccactaatgccaatatcctctgggcatcctgggggattaaggtggcggtccctgcctcataaatgaaaaagccacaggtgtagcccgttgtgctctcgcacaccttatagagtttcactccgtatcgggctcttttggaggggatgtattggcgaaacaatagacggcccttgaaggacataagggactcgtctaccgctattttttggcctggggtgtataaattgaaaaatgagtcacttaggagggagatgaggggtctcagtttgttgaggcgatcataggctgggtcacttcttggggggatttgtgtattgtcagaaaaatgcatgaaacgcattagagtctcatagcgcgttcgggccataacggctgcaaataccggcgtgctatggatagcgctggtagcccaataggagcggatagaggttttttttactatgccccatgtttagggtaattcccaaaaaaatgtttatttcagaaactgttgtggggatccatcctctggcatagcaagacctgggattttgggtgccaaattgcctggcgtataaattcgtctgctggacgattatttccaggacctgatcgcctataaacaaatgaaaaaaattatagggactaaaatttgagacatctgcgttgatgcctggagtcgctgtaaatggcaaaacttggggggagaaagtaattgcaggatcccaaattgcggaagggactgcagtactaggcccgtctcccgacgcttcaccgctgactgctgcgtccaccaccatagggctggggggtccagtggcagaagcagaacttgtgtcgctttctgagccaagttctgcttctaacgcagtgtccgtatcactgccagaaccgctagagcacagcatggcgtatgcctgctctgcagagaacattctgcggcttctgcggtccatgttcaccacactaataattatttttttttagaagacaaacaaaaaaacgggggtgattacgtgtaatctggggtgattactggtaatctggggtaattacaggtaatctggggtaattacgggtaatctggggtaattacgggtaatctggggtaattacgggtaatctgaggtaattacgggtaatctgggttaattacgggtaatctggggtaattacgggtaatctggggtaattacaggtaatctgggttaattacgagtaatctggggtaattacgggtaatctggggtaattacgggtaatctggggtaattacgggtaatctggggtgattacgggtaatctggggtgattacggacaatattcggataatatcggaacactggcgagtaagtatgtggtgtattttacagtataatacagcacaagatatatatatatatatatatatatatatagtatctctctctctcctctcatagatcaactacagtgagaggagggagggaaagagcacaaatcttgtgctgtattttgaaaatatgggactatggtcactgtgataggtatatcacagtgaccatctgatcagggaccaattataacggtccctgatcagtttctatttacaggcagaatagctgcctttcactgacagcgcatgcgtgcgccatttttttttttttttacggcggttggggggagggggggcacgatcgggggcctaacaagtagttttttatctcctctcaccaaacattcatggtgagaggagataaaaatgttaattttcaaccgctgcattaattgtaacggcggtcgccggtattcattgaataccggcgatcgccggtttggggaccgcaacaacggtccccagactgtgctccaagccctcagctacctccggtagctgagagcagggagctatctcttttcacggcgccacaattttattcagatgcagtgccgtgaaaaggcctatgcatcagaataaagcccgttagtggcagccgtgaaaaggcatattggcggtcactaacgggttaatgtgtcctgtacagtatagttagtgcaccaatgaggacagcgccaccatctACACGAGGCAGTAGTGAATGTATAGGTAATGAGTAACGCAATTCTACACCCACCCACCCTACGGCTTCCTCTTCAATGTGAAACCCCGCGGTATATGAATTCATATGGGTAGATCTCTGTACAAGCAGAGCCACTTATCTGGCGCAGAACGTTTACATATCGGAGATCAGCGGTGAGCTCTGTTCTAAGGACCTTGTGGGCGGCtcttaaaagagcctttgtggttaCATGTGGGATAAGCGGCGCTCACTTGCTCTTGGCGCTTTTGCTGCTCTCGGTCTTCTTGGGCAGCAGAACGGCCTGGATGTTGGGCAGGACGCCTCCCTGAGCGATGGTCACACCACCCAGCAGCTTGTTGAGCTCCTCGTCATTGCGCACGGCCAGCTGCAGGTGACGGGGGATGATTCGGGTCTTCTTGTTGTCCCGGGCGGCATTTCCGGCCAGTTCCAGGATCTCAGCGGTCAGATATTCCAGCACAGCGGCCAGGCAGACCGGAGCGCCGGCGCCCACCCTCTCGGCGTAGTTACCCTTGCGGAGaagtctgtgcacacgaccgaCAGGAAACTGAAGTCCTGCCCGGGATGAGCGGGTCTTGGCTTTAGCCCGCACTTTGCCTCCCTGTTTGCCACGTCCAGACATCGCTAAAGCTGAGAACTCTCAGCTCCAAGAAAGCCGTGACCAAGACACAGAAGAAGGACGGCAAGAAGCGGAGAAAGAGCAGGAAGGAGAGTTACGCCATTTACGTGTACAAGGTGCTCAAGCAGGTCCACCCCGACACCGGCATCTCGTCCAAGGCCATGGGCATCATGAACtccttcgtcaatgacatcttcgagCGCATCGCAGGGGAAGCCTCCCGCCTGGCTCACTACAACAAGCGCTCCACCATCACCTcccggtaatacccggccatcaccggaatgtgtcccgagtgatggccgggtctaccgtcgctcgcgcactctctctcctcctcctcacagtgcagagtgcatgtgaggaggaggagggtcttttattgctcgctgtaggagtcggaatccccaatccccggccggggattggggattccgctacaggagaagtgcgtgactacactgtccagatatggacacagcgaagtcactcacttctgcagcggaatccccgagtcTATGGCcgaggatgccgctacaggagaagtgcgtgactacactgtccatatatggacacagcgaagtcacgcacttctgcagcggaatccccaactctatggccggggatgccgctacaggagaagtgcatgactacactgtccatatatggacacagcgaagtcacacacttctgcagcggaatccccgactctatggccggggatgccgctacaggagaagtgagtgactacactgtccatatatggacacagtgacgtcactcacttctgaagcggaattcccgacctgtggcagggaattcctcttcaggaaaagtcagtgactacactgtccatatatggacattgaagtcagtgacttctcctggaaggggggggggatgggtgcaacctacagggggctgtgtgggatcacctacaggagacttggtggcatcacctacagggggctgggtggcatcacatatagggggctgggtggcatcacctacagggggcagggtggaaaaacctacagggggcagggtggaatcacctactgggggcagggtggcatcacctacagggggcagggtgggtggcatcacctacagggggctggtgggtggcatcacctacagggggctggtgggtggcatcacctacagggggctggtgggtggcatcacctacagggggctggtgggtggcatcacctacagggggctggtgggtggcatcacctacagggggctggtgggtggcatcgcctacagggggctggtgggtggcatcgcctacagggacagggggcagggtggcatcgcctacagggggcagggtggcatcgcctacaggggcagggtggcatcgcctacagggggctgtgtg
The nucleotide sequence above comes from Rhinoderma darwinii isolate aRhiDar2 chromosome 11, aRhiDar2.hap1, whole genome shotgun sequence. Encoded proteins:
- the LOC142663071 gene encoding histone H2A type 1-like, producing the protein MSGRGKQGGKVRAKAKTRSSRAGLQFPVGRVHRLLRKGNYAERVGAGAPVCLAAVLEYLTAEILELAGNAARDNKKTRIIPRHLQLAVRNDEELNKLLGGVTIAQGGVLPNIQAVLLPKKTESSKSAKSK